In Dermacentor variabilis isolate Ectoservices chromosome 7, ASM5094787v1, whole genome shotgun sequence, a genomic segment contains:
- the Mt2 gene encoding tRNA (cytosine(38)-C(5))-methyltransferase encodes MDGPATGMSCAPREADDTSRAGDVGKLRVLELYSGIGGMHFACRPERTSVVAAVDVNTTANSVYAFNFPETRLLQRNVQSLSAREIDSLQPDLVTMSPPCQPFTRQGLQRDSQDPRSSSLFSFLTVLSTLKHKPKYILLENVKGFETSATHSTLTQVLQGSGYHIHRYLLSPTQFGVPNSRMRFYCLAKLRPAQFRDCCQEDNGVCSGACQEKPPPGSQETGPPQSLSSFLSLSDERDLRNEASYLLPDKILSRFSLLLDIVEPASANTCCFTKGYGHYVEGTGSVLLQAPMDDMHEVYRKVPHKEAVPEDVLEMLQNLRLRYFTPQEVARLMCFPECFAFPPDLKPRHRYQLLGNSVNVRVVRALLDYLLDDVPES; translated from the exons ATGGACGGTCCGGCGACAGGTATGTCGTGCGCACCtcgcgaagcagacgacacgagTCGCGCTGGCGACGTCGGGAAGCTGCGCGTACTCGAGCTGTACAGCGGCATCGGGGGAATGCACTTCGCCTGCCGACCGGAGAGGACTTCGGTCGTCGCCGCTGTCGACGTGAACACCACGGCGAACTCTGTGTACGCGTTCAACTTCCCTGAAACGCGACTACTTCAACGCAATGTGCAGTCGCTAAGCGCCCGTGAGATCGACTCTCTTCAGCCCGACCTGGTGACTATGAGCCCGCCGTGCCAACCGTTCACGCGGCAGGGCTTGCAGCGTGACTCCCAGGACCCGCGATCGTCGTCGCTATTCTCTTTTCTCACTGTCCTATCGACGCTGAAGCACAAGCCAAAGTACATACTGCTGGAAAATGTTAAAGGTTTCGAGACGTCTGCAACCCATTCTACGCTCACTCAG GTTCTCCAAGGTAGTGGATACCACATCCATCGTTACTTGCTGTCACCCACTCAATTTGGTGTCCCCAACTCTCGGATGCGCTTCTACTGCCTCGCCAAACTGCGTCCAGCCCAGTTCAGGGACTGTTGTCAAGAAGACAACGGTGTCTGCTCTGGTGCCTGTCAGGAGAAACCGCCCCCTGGGTCGCAAGAAACTGGACCGCCACAGAGCCTGTCAAGCTTCCTCAGCCTCAGTGATGAACGGGATTTGAGGAATGAAGCAAGCTACCTTCTGCCTGATAAAATTCTCTCCAGGTTCTCTCTCCTTCTTGACATTGTCGAGCCCGCATCGGCCAACACGTGCTGCTTCACCAAGGGCTATGGTCACTATGTCGAGGGCACAGGCTCTGTTCTACTCCAG GCACCCATGGATGACATGCATGAAGTCTACCGCAAGGTGCCCCATAAAGAGGCAGTGCCAGAAGACGTCCTGGAAATGCTGCAGAACCTCCGGCTGCGTTACTTCACGCCCCAGGAAGTTGCCCGGCTCATGTGCTTTCCAGAGTGCTTTGCCTTTCCCCCGGACTTGAAGCCAAGGCACCGATACCAGTTGCTGGGAAACAGCGTCAATGTTCGTGTCGTGCGTGCACTTCTGGACTATTTGTTGGATGATGTACCAGAATCTTAG